The following nucleotide sequence is from Phormidium ambiguum IAM M-71.
ATGTTATTCTATAAGAATAACTCTGCGGGTGTAGTTCAGTGGTAGAACGTCAGCTTCCCAAGCTGAATGTCGTGGGTTCGAGTCCCATCACCCGCTTAAACGCTAAAACCTTTGAAATATAAGCATTACAAGAGTTTTGAGCTATTTTGATTTTACTGCACAATAGTACGATTGTTCTAAAATTTGGGTAAAGTTTGGGTCGTTTTCGCTGATTTTGGGTGTAGGATTGGTGTACACAAATATAGTCAAAGGAATATGAAAACTCAAACCATTAAGCTTGACCAATTTTTAAAGTTAAAGGGAATTGCATCAACTGGCGGACAAGCAAAGCTGATGATTCAGTCAGGTGAAGTTAAGGTAAATGGTAGCTCAGAAACGCGACGTGGAAGACAATTAGTTGCGGGAGATTCTGTTACAGTGGCAGGTAAAAGATTTACTGTTGAGTGATAGTAAAAAAATAGCGATCGCACTTTGTTTTTCGCAGGGAGAGAGGGCGATCGCCTAAAATACCCTAACCTTCCAAGCACCAAACTGCCTTAAGTTTATCAATCAGCTTTGTTTGCCTCTGTTGCTTCTTGTTAATACTCTCAACTAAAATAGATTGAAAATCAAAGATCTATTGAAACA
It contains:
- a CDS encoding RNA-binding S4 domain-containing protein — translated: MKTQTIKLDQFLKLKGIASTGGQAKLMIQSGEVKVNGSSETRRGRQLVAGDSVTVAGKRFTVE